The Chitinophagaceae bacterium nucleotide sequence AAGTTGCAACAGTTAGTTTTGATTCAACTGATACCGGTGCTACATGAGCAGTTGTTGTAACAGGCGACAATGTGTTTACTTCAGAAACCACAGCTACATTTGAGTTTACACCTGTAACTGAAACAGTAGGAACTACTGTACCAGTAAGCTTACTGAACGGAGAAACAGTTGTTACAATTGAAACAGGAGCAACTACTGAAACTGTTGATGGTGCAGTTGGCGGTGGTGGCGGTGGAATTCCACCATACTTATTCTTATAAAATGTTTCCTTCTTATTCCAGTCGGTAAGCGTTAACGCTTCAATAATTTTTTCTTTTTGTCTTTTACAATAACAACACATTCGCCATTATTATCTGCAATTGTGAGATAATAGCCTTTTTCATTTGGAGTAAGCTGTTCCTTTGCCGGACTGATAACTGCCAGTGTTTCTACCGTAGGAGGTGGTGGCGGAGGAGTGGTAATTGTAGTGCCGTACTTTTTCTCCAGTGTTTCTTTTTGCTTAGGATCATTCAGATCATAGGTTTCAACTGTGCCATTTTTTAACCTGATCCGGATAATCTCTTTACCATTTTCCTTCATTATATCAACAGTTTGAATGTCTTTATTAGCAGCTGTTGTTCCCTGAGCCGGAGGTGGAGGTGGCTGAAGTATTTTACCATATTTTTTCTCAAAGGCGTTCTTTTGATCTGCATCATTCAGGTTATAATTTTCAACAGTCCCATCTTTCATCACAATCCTTACATTATTCTTTCCATTACTTTTTGTTACATCAACAGAACTGATATTATCTGCCGGAACAGTATCAGTTAATATAGCTGTTGGTTGCAAAAACTCCTGCTTCCGTTCCTGCAGTTTCACTTCCCTGAATGCAAGTAATAACACCGCTATCAACGGCAGCACAAATAAGAATCGGATTATCTGCACCCGTGCAGATTTCATTTTGTTCATCATGGCAATACGATTTTTTAAAGATGAGAAATTAAATTTTGGTGTAATGCTGAACTGGCTGTTACCAACTACTTTCAGCAGCAGGTACTGGTATTGTTTTTTATCAAGCCCATCTTCCAGTACTTTATGATCAGCAATAAATTCAAGGTTTTGACGGATGGCTTTACGCAGCAACCAGGCAATGGGATTAAACCATAATACAATACATAAAAGTTCAGCCAGCAATATATCAAGACTGTGCTTTTGCTTTACATGCACAAACTCATGGCGGATAATTTCCTTCAGTTCGACTTCTGTATGCAGCTCTTTATTGATATAAATAGCATCATGAAAAGAAAAGGGAACAATTGATTCATTGATATGGTACAGCTTCACTTCACCGCTATTGAGCAGGGTGGCTTTTGCTTTAATCCGCTTCAATGATATCAACTGCAGCAATACACGAATACCCATGATTAAAACACCACCGGTGAATATTGCAAGCATGATTGTTCCTGCATTCCAGAAAGCTTCCTGTTGTTGTACAAGCTGAATCTGCTGTAAAGACGGAATGATCTGAACAAAATTGTTTTGCTGTAATTCATGTCTGAACAGGAAATCAGTAATGTTCATGAATGGTATAAAAAAGCACAACAGACTGTACCCCGCCAGGTACCACCTGTTCCAGTTATAAAAAGTTAAACGGCGCAAAACCAGCTGATAAAATAAAAACACAACTGCAAGTGCAATGGAAACTTTTAAAAGATAGTCTATAATAAAAGGCATGCTGATTTGATAATTTGGTGATTTGTTAATTTGGAAATGACTGCATTTTCAATCACTTCTTCCCTTCAATCATCTCCACTATTTCTTTCAATTCTTCAGGCGATAATTTCTTTTGCTCCACAAAAAAATTCACCAGCTCCTTATAAGAGTTTTCGAAATACTCCTTTACAAAGCCATTCATGAATTTCTTTTTGTACTCTTCTTCAGTGATGGCCGGCTTATATAAATAGGCATTACCCACCAGCCTGCTGGAAAGAAATCCCTTCTTTTCAAGATTCTTAACGGTTGATGCAAGTGTTGTGTAAGGAATATCTATATCCAGGTTATCTAAAAAGGCTTTTACATTGCCTTCACCATTTCGCCAAACAGCCTGCATCGCTTCTTCTTCCTGTTGTGTGAGCTTCTCTAACATGTCTACGAATTTTTCGTAAATCTACGAAAATATCGTAATAGTCCAAATTTATTTTAATTTTTGTTTGTTAGCAGATTGTTATTGTGGCAAAGGAAAACCCCGGCGATAGGACGGGGCAGTAAATTATGCTTGGGAAAAAATCATTTCTCACATACTTCTTTCAGGCTTTGCAAACCCTCTTCAAACTGTTTATTGAGTTGCTTGTTCAGGTAAGGCCCCATCAGCCGGGCCATAGGAAAAGGCAGATCGCCTGTATTGCGCCAAACCGTTCGGGTACCATCTGTTGTTTCTGTAAAATCCCATGCGTCCATTGCCTGGGCTTTCCATGGCTTTATAAATTGCAGATCAAAATTCACAGCCTTGCCGGGTGCAGTTGAGCGAATTGTTAAATGCCCTTCGCCCACTTTTTTTCCATTCCAGTGATACTTATGTCCGATATGCCCAGGTTCACCACTGATGGTTGACAGAGCATCGGGATCCTGCTTTTGCCAGGGATTCCATTCTTTGTAATAATTAAGGTTGGCCACTTTATTATAAATTTCAGCAGCAGGGCGCTGAATAATGACTGTTTTTTCTATGAGATACTTACCCGGCAATATTGCTGCAACCAGCAATACAAAGGCAATGATGCCGAGAATGACATAAAGAATGATCATGGTTGTTGGTTTTGCTGATAAAGATAATGAATCGATCTTTTGTGATTGTGCCTCCCGTCCAATACCTTTGCGCTTCGAAAAATTTTATTCACTTAATAAATCTTTTTTCATGAAAGTAACTGTTGTAGGTGCCGGTGCCGTAGGAGCAACCTGTGCTGAGAATATTGCCCGTAAAGAATTGTGTTCTGAAGTGGTTTTACTTGATATCAAGGAAGGTGTTGCAGAAGGTAAAGCACAGGATATGATGCAGACTGCTACACTTCTCGGTTTTGATACCAAGATCACCGGCAGCACAAATGACTATTCAAAAACAGCCGGCAGTGATGTGGTTGTAATTACTTCAGGCTTACCAAGAAAGCCGGGAATGACCCGTGAAGAACTGATTGGTGTGAATGCAGGCATTGTAAAAAATGTATGCGAACAGGTTCTTACATTTTCACCTGATGCGATTATTGTTATTGTAAGTAACCCGATGGATACAATGACATACCATGCGCTTAAGTCTACAGGCTTACCCAAAAACAGGATCATTGGTATGGGTGGTACACTCGACAGCAGCCGTTTCAAATACCAGATCAGCCAGCATCTGCATTGCAGCCCTTCAGATTTGAGTGGTGTTGTAATTGGTGGTCATGGCGATACTACTATGATTCCGCTGATCCGTCACGCTTCATGGAACAGTGTTCCTGTAACTGATTTCTTAACCCAGGAGCAACAGGATAAAATTGTAAAAGATACCATGGTTGGTGGTGCTACACTTACCGGTCTTTTAGGTACATCTGCATGGTATGCACCGGGTGCTGCAGTTGCCAAATTAGTTGAATCAATTTTGAGAGATGAAAAGAAACTCCGCACCTGCAGCGTAATGCTTGAAGGTGAATACAATCAAAAAGATATTTGCC carries:
- a CDS encoding TonB-dependent receptor plug domain-containing protein encodes the protein MCCYCKRQKEKIIEALTLTDWNKKETFYKNKYGGIPPPPPPTAPSTVSVVAPVSIVTTVSPFSKLTGTVVPTVSVTGVNSNVAVVSEVNTLSPVTTTAHVAPVSVESKLTVATSPVEGKKEVTVVGYRTKSALAPVSVEGYSQTITTSEGTSTKNAKLSIGFGDGVNAENILYFVDGKETSYADVGKINPESIESINVLKGNDATKAYGEKGKNGVIIIKTKSKQ
- a CDS encoding M56 family metallopeptidase, which gives rise to MPFIIDYLLKVSIALAVVFLFYQLVLRRLTFYNWNRWYLAGYSLLCFFIPFMNITDFLFRHELQQNNFVQIIPSLQQIQLVQQQEAFWNAGTIMLAIFTGGVLIMGIRVLLQLISLKRIKAKATLLNSGEVKLYHINESIVPFSFHDAIYINKELHTEVELKEIIRHEFVHVKQKHSLDILLAELLCIVLWFNPIAWLLRKAIRQNLEFIADHKVLEDGLDKKQYQYLLLKVVGNSQFSITPKFNFSSLKNRIAMMNKMKSARVQIIRFLFVLPLIAVLLLAFREVKLQERKQEFLQPTAILTDTVPADNISSVDVTKSNGKNNVRIVMKDGTVENYNLNDADQKNAFEKKYGKILQPPPPPAQGTTAANKDIQTVDIMKENGKEIIRIRLKNGTVETYDLNDPKQKETLEKKYGTTITTPPPPPPTVETLAVISPAKEQLTPNEKGYYLTIADNNGECVVIVKDKKKKLLKR
- the mdh gene encoding malate dehydrogenase, whose protein sequence is MKVTVVGAGAVGATCAENIARKELCSEVVLLDIKEGVAEGKAQDMMQTATLLGFDTKITGSTNDYSKTAGSDVVVITSGLPRKPGMTREELIGVNAGIVKNVCEQVLTFSPDAIIVIVSNPMDTMTYHALKSTGLPKNRIIGMGGTLDSSRFKYQISQHLHCSPSDLSGVVIGGHGDTTMIPLIRHASWNSVPVTDFLTQEQQDKIVKDTMVGGATLTGLLGTSAWYAPGAAVAKLVESILRDEKKLRTCSVMLEGEYNQKDICLGVPVVIGKTGWEKIVDLKLSEDEQATFNKSADAVRGMNDVLKTL
- a CDS encoding SRPBCC family protein, which codes for MIILYVILGIIAFVLLVAAILPGKYLIEKTVIIQRPAAEIYNKVANLNYYKEWNPWQKQDPDALSTISGEPGHIGHKYHWNGKKVGEGHLTIRSTAPGKAVNFDLQFIKPWKAQAMDAWDFTETTDGTRTVWRNTGDLPFPMARLMGPYLNKQLNKQFEEGLQSLKEVCEK
- a CDS encoding BlaI/MecI/CopY family transcriptional regulator, with protein sequence MLEKLTQQEEEAMQAVWRNGEGNVKAFLDNLDIDIPYTTLASTVKNLEKKGFLSSRLVGNAYLYKPAITEEEYKKKFMNGFVKEYFENSYKELVNFFVEQKKLSPEELKEIVEMIEGKK